The Anoplopoma fimbria isolate UVic2021 breed Golden Eagle Sablefish chromosome 5, Afim_UVic_2022, whole genome shotgun sequence genome contains a region encoding:
- the LOC129091568 gene encoding GTPase IMAP family member 2-like isoform X2 yields the protein MECQCEKDNSENAGWWMSSNSAQMGAFTVVGYFLYRFSQTLPALIRWPIRLFCSLTGLSTLWSWVSRLVGTLRGIQSLCKWLSRIWRFVGGSSGALGSEKDPTSSGNKPGMRLILLGPTGGGRTSLADTLLGNSEKTAPTGPQMESTKRRTVMGGREVIVIDTPDLLGRSLGNNKRAREALRSLQLSSPGPHAFLLVIPAAGASTRNDQDLAQAIRSTLKLFGDGAAGYIIPVLTHADLLVPRQTVDQMLDVDSKGLERALSLCDQRPELVDNRPDCPPEEKSMMRRQLVGRVMEMNSGHFVHELQRREDHIREELLADMGSVLAGKLGYM from the exons ATGGAGTGTCAATGTGAAAAGGACAACTCTGAGAATGCAG GCTGGTGGATGAGCAGCAACAGTGCCCAGATGGGAGCTTTTACTGTGGTGGGGTATTTCCTCTACAGATTCTCGCAAA caCTCCCAGCACTGATCCGATGGCCAATTCGACTGTTCTGCTCTCTAACTG GTCTGTCGACTCTTTGGAGCTGGGTGAGCCGCCTAGTGGGAACCCTTCGTG GAATCCAGAGCCTGTGTAAATGGCTGTCTCGAATTTGGCGGTTTGTCGGAG GGTCATCCGGAGCACTGGGGTCAGAGAAGGATCCGACCAGCAGCGGCAACAAACCAGGCATGAGGCTGATCCTCCTGGGGCCCACAGGTGGAGGACGGACCTCCCTAGCCGATACTTTGTTGGGCAACAGTGAGAAAACGGCTCCCACGGGTCCCCAAATGGAGAGCACCAAGAGAAGGACAGTCATGGGTGGTAGAGAGGTAATAGTGATCGACACCCCAGATCTTTTGGGGCGGTCATTGGGGAACAACAAGAGAGCCAGGGAAGCTCTGAGGAGCCTTCAGCTCTCCAGTCCTGGACCACACGCCTTCCTGCTGGTGATACCAGCAGCAGGGGCCAGCACAAGGAACGACCAGGATCTAGCTCAGGCGATCCGATCCACCCTTAAGCTGTTTGGAGACGGGGCTGCGGGGTACATCATACCAGTACTCACCCATGCAGACCTCCTAGTTCCAAGGCAAACTGTAGATCAGATGCTGGATGTGGACTCTAAGGGTCTGGAGAGGGCTCTGTCATTATGCGACCAGAGGCCAGAGCTGGTGGACAACAGGCCAGACTGCCCCCCAGAGGAAAAGAGCATGATGCGCAGGCAGCTGGTGGGGCGGGTGATGGAGATGAACAGTGGGCATTTTGTCCACGAGCTGCAGAGGAGGGAAGACCACATCAGGGAGGAGCTGCTCGCTGACATGGGCTCTGTACTGGCTGGAAAACTGGGATACATGTAA
- the LOC129091568 gene encoding GTPase IMAP family member 2-like isoform X1, whose protein sequence is MECQCEKDNSENAGWWMSSNSAQMGAFTVVGYFLYRFSQTLPALIRWPIRLFCSLTGLSTLWSWVSRLVGTLRGIQSLCKWLSRIWRFVGATSSKFKWLIAIITGSSGALGSEKDPTSSGNKPGMRLILLGPTGGGRTSLADTLLGNSEKTAPTGPQMESTKRRTVMGGREVIVIDTPDLLGRSLGNNKRAREALRSLQLSSPGPHAFLLVIPAAGASTRNDQDLAQAIRSTLKLFGDGAAGYIIPVLTHADLLVPRQTVDQMLDVDSKGLERALSLCDQRPELVDNRPDCPPEEKSMMRRQLVGRVMEMNSGHFVHELQRREDHIREELLADMGSVLAGKLGYM, encoded by the exons ATGGAGTGTCAATGTGAAAAGGACAACTCTGAGAATGCAG GCTGGTGGATGAGCAGCAACAGTGCCCAGATGGGAGCTTTTACTGTGGTGGGGTATTTCCTCTACAGATTCTCGCAAA caCTCCCAGCACTGATCCGATGGCCAATTCGACTGTTCTGCTCTCTAACTG GTCTGTCGACTCTTTGGAGCTGGGTGAGCCGCCTAGTGGGAACCCTTCGTG GAATCCAGAGCCTGTGTAAATGGCTGTCTCGAATTTGGCGGTTTGTCGGAG CAACTTCGTCAAAGTTCAAATGGTTGATTGCTATCATCACAG GGTCATCCGGAGCACTGGGGTCAGAGAAGGATCCGACCAGCAGCGGCAACAAACCAGGCATGAGGCTGATCCTCCTGGGGCCCACAGGTGGAGGACGGACCTCCCTAGCCGATACTTTGTTGGGCAACAGTGAGAAAACGGCTCCCACGGGTCCCCAAATGGAGAGCACCAAGAGAAGGACAGTCATGGGTGGTAGAGAGGTAATAGTGATCGACACCCCAGATCTTTTGGGGCGGTCATTGGGGAACAACAAGAGAGCCAGGGAAGCTCTGAGGAGCCTTCAGCTCTCCAGTCCTGGACCACACGCCTTCCTGCTGGTGATACCAGCAGCAGGGGCCAGCACAAGGAACGACCAGGATCTAGCTCAGGCGATCCGATCCACCCTTAAGCTGTTTGGAGACGGGGCTGCGGGGTACATCATACCAGTACTCACCCATGCAGACCTCCTAGTTCCAAGGCAAACTGTAGATCAGATGCTGGATGTGGACTCTAAGGGTCTGGAGAGGGCTCTGTCATTATGCGACCAGAGGCCAGAGCTGGTGGACAACAGGCCAGACTGCCCCCCAGAGGAAAAGAGCATGATGCGCAGGCAGCTGGTGGGGCGGGTGATGGAGATGAACAGTGGGCATTTTGTCCACGAGCTGCAGAGGAGGGAAGACCACATCAGGGAGGAGCTGCTCGCTGACATGGGCTCTGTACTGGCTGGAAAACTGGGATACATGTAA